One genomic segment of Acanthochromis polyacanthus isolate Apoly-LR-REF ecotype Palm Island chromosome 9, KAUST_Apoly_ChrSc, whole genome shotgun sequence includes these proteins:
- the rab12 gene encoding ras-related protein Rab-12, producing the protein MDPRYDIPRRAAGGGGGGSANSSPALGSQSRRRKMPPRPADFKLQIIIIGSRGVGKTSLMERFTDDTFCEACKSTVGVDFKIKTVELRGKKIRLQIWDTAGQERFNSITSAYYRGAKGIVLVYDITKQETFDDLPKWMKMIDKYASEEAELLLVGNKLDCETDRIITRQQGERFSSRISGMRFCEASAKDNFNVDEIFLKLVDDILSKMPLEVPNKELSNSVLSLQPEPEVPPELPPPRMRCC; encoded by the exons ATGGATCCGAGGTATGACATACCGCGGAGGGCCGCCGGTGGTGGCGGCGGGGGCTCCGCGAACTCGTCCCCCGCTCTGGGGTCTCAGTCCCGCCGCAGGAAGATGCCTCCCAGACCCGCTGACTTTAAACTGCAGATTATCATCATCGGCTCCCGCGGCGTCGGTAAAACCAGCCTCATGGAGAGATTTACCGACGACACTTTCTGCGAAGCCTGCAAGTCGACCGTAG GAGTCGACTTCAAAATCAAGACCGTGGAGTTGAGAGGAAAGAAGATCCGACTGCAGATTTG GGACACTGCTGGCCAGGAGAGGTTCAACAGCATCACGTCGGCCTACTACAGAGGAGCTAAGGGAATAGTGCTGGTGTACGATATCACAAAACAGGAGACTTTTGATGACCTGCCCAAATGGATGAAGATGATAGACAAG TACGCCTCAGAGGAAGCCGAGCTGCTGCTGGTCGGGAACAAGCTGGACTGTGAGACTGATCGCATCATCACCAGACAACAAGGAGAGAGG TTTTCCTCTCGAATAAGCGGAATGCGTTTCTGCGAAGCTAGTGCCAAGGACAACTTTAACGTGGATGAGATCTTCCTGAAGCTCGTGGATGACATCCTCAGCAAG atGCCTCTGGAAGTCCCCAACAAGGAGCTCTCCAACAGCGTCCTGTCGCTGCAGCCCGAACCCGAAGTGCCGCCGGAGTTGCCCCCTCCTCGCATGCGCTGCTGTTGA
- the napgb gene encoding N-ethylmaleimide-sensitive factor attachment protein, gamma b, translating to MAAQKINEAHEHIAKAEKCLKTSLTKWKPDYDSAASEYAKAAVCFKNAKQYEQAKDAYLKEAEYHTENKTLFHAAKAIEQAGMMMKEQKKMPEAIQYIEKACMMYMENGTPDTAAMALDRAGKLIEPINLEKAVDLYQKAAGVFENEDRLRQAVELLGKASRLLVRLKRLDEAAVALQKEKNMYKEIENFPMCFKKTTAQVLIHLHRGDYVAADKCVRESYSLPGYSGSEDCVAMETLLQGYDEQDEDQVYRVCNSPLLKYMDNDYAKLAISLRVPGGGGKKKKAAAAPQGGASGAPAAAEEEDDYEGGLC from the exons ATGGCAGCTCAGAAGATCAACGAAGCCCATGAGCACATAGCTAAGGCGGAAAAATG CCTGAAGACAAGTCTGACTAAGTGGAAGCCTGATTATGACAGTGCTGCATCAGAATACGCCAAAGCag ctgtttgcTTCAAGAATGCCAAGCAGTATGAGCAAGCAAAGGATGCCTACCTGAAGGAAGCTGAGTaccacacagaaaacaaaac GCTTTTTCATGCCGCAAA ggCCATCGAACAGGCGGgtatgatgatgaag gaacaaaagaaaatgcCGGAGGCCATCCAGTACATCGAGAAAGCCTGCATGATGTACATGGAGAACGGGACTCCTGACACCGCTGCCATGGCTCTGGATCGGGCTggaaa ACTGATCGAGCCGATAAACCTGGAGAAAGCCGTGGATTTGTATCAGAAGGCGGCTGGAGTGTTTGAG AATGAGGACCGCCTGCGTCAGGCTGTGGAGCTGCTGGGAAAAGCCTCCAGACTCCTGGTCAGGTTAAAAAG GCTGGATGAAGCAGCCGTCGCCCTGCAGAAAGAGAAGAACATGTACAAAGAGATCGAGAACTTCCCCATGTGCTTCAAG AAAACCACTGCTCAGGtgctgatccacctccacagaGGCGACTACGTAGCGGCTGATAAATGTGTCAGAGAAAGCTACAG TCTGCCCGGCTACAGCGGGAGTGAGGATTGCGTCGCCATGGAGACGCTACTGCAGGGCTACGACGAGCAGGACGAGGACCAGGTGTACCGCGTGTGCAACTCACCTTTACTGAAGTACATGGACAACGAC TACGCCAAACTGGCCATCTCCCTGAGGGTACCTGGAGGAGGaggcaagaagaagaaggccgCCGCCGCTCCACAGGGCGGCGCTAGCGGGGCGCCGGCCGCCgccgaggaggaggacgacTACGAGGGCGGCTTGTGTTAG